One region of Yersinia bercovieri ATCC 43970 genomic DNA includes:
- the nrdA gene encoding class 1a ribonucleoside-diphosphate reductase subunit alpha: MNQSLLVTKRDGSKERINLDKIHRVIDWAAEGLHNVSVSQVELRSHIQFYDGIKTADIHETIIKAAADLISRDAPDYQYLAARLAIFHLRKKAYGQFEPPKLFAHVTKMVEMGKYDKHLLEDYTAEEFEQMDTFIDHWRDMNFSYAAVKQLEGKYLVQNRVSGEIYESAQFLYILVSACLFSNYPRETRMDYIKRFYDAISTFKISLPTPIMSGVRTPTRQFSSCVLIECGDSLDSINATSSAIVKYVSQRAGIGINAGRIRALGSPIRGGEAFHTGCIPFYKHFQTAVKSCSQGGVRGGAATLFYPMWHLEVESLLVLKNNRGVEGNRVRHMDYGVQINKLMYQRLLKGEDITLFSPSDVPELYDAFFADQDEFERLYVKYEQDSSIRKQRVKAVELFSLMMQERASTGRIYIQNVDHCNTHSPFDPTVAPVRQSNLCLEIALPTKPLNDINDENGEIALCTLSAFNLGAIDSLDDLEDLAVLAVRALDALLDYQDYPIAAAQRGAMGRRTLGIGVINFAYYLAKNGVRYSDGSANNLTHRTFEAIQYYLLKASNALAREQGACPWFNETTYSQGILPIDTYKKDLDAISSEPLHYDWETLRKEIQTHGLRNSTLSALMPSETSSQISNATNGIEPPRGYVSIKASKDGILRQVVPEYERLKDAYELLWDMPNNDGYLQLVGLMQKFVDQAISANTNYDPTRFPSGKVPMKQLLKDLLTTYKLGVKTLYYQNTRDGADDVQEDIQSQPGDDDCEGGACKI; the protein is encoded by the coding sequence ATGAACCAAAGCCTACTTGTTACTAAACGCGATGGCAGCAAAGAACGCATCAATCTGGATAAAATCCACCGGGTCATCGACTGGGCCGCTGAAGGTTTACATAACGTCTCGGTTTCTCAAGTAGAATTGCGTTCACACATTCAGTTTTATGATGGCATTAAAACTGCCGATATCCATGAAACCATCATCAAAGCCGCCGCTGACCTTATCTCCCGTGATGCGCCGGATTATCAATATTTAGCCGCTCGCCTGGCAATTTTCCATCTGCGAAAAAAAGCCTACGGTCAATTTGAACCACCAAAACTCTTCGCCCATGTGACGAAAATGGTGGAGATGGGTAAATACGACAAACATCTGCTGGAAGATTACACCGCAGAAGAGTTTGAACAGATGGACACTTTCATCGACCATTGGCGCGATATGAACTTCTCCTACGCGGCGGTTAAGCAGCTGGAAGGCAAATATCTGGTGCAGAACCGCGTGAGCGGCGAGATCTATGAAAGTGCCCAATTCCTGTACATACTGGTTTCCGCTTGCCTGTTCTCTAACTACCCGCGCGAAACCCGGATGGATTACATCAAACGTTTCTATGATGCCATTTCGACCTTTAAAATCTCACTGCCAACGCCGATTATGTCTGGTGTTCGTACCCCTACACGCCAGTTCAGCTCTTGTGTGTTGATCGAGTGTGGTGACAGTCTGGACTCAATCAATGCCACCTCCAGCGCCATTGTGAAATATGTGTCACAACGGGCCGGTATTGGTATCAACGCGGGCCGCATCCGTGCGCTGGGTAGCCCAATTCGTGGCGGCGAAGCCTTCCACACCGGCTGTATTCCGTTCTACAAACACTTCCAGACCGCGGTAAAATCCTGCTCACAGGGCGGCGTACGAGGCGGTGCGGCAACCTTATTCTACCCAATGTGGCATTTAGAAGTTGAAAGCCTGCTGGTGCTGAAAAACAACCGTGGCGTTGAAGGCAACCGCGTACGTCATATGGATTACGGCGTACAGATCAACAAACTGATGTATCAACGTCTGCTGAAAGGTGAAGATATCACCCTGTTCAGCCCGTCAGATGTGCCGGAATTGTATGATGCGTTCTTCGCCGATCAGGATGAATTTGAGCGCCTTTATGTCAAATATGAGCAAGATAGCAGCATCCGCAAACAGCGGGTAAAAGCAGTTGAGCTATTCTCTCTGATGATGCAAGAACGTGCTTCTACTGGCCGTATCTATATCCAGAACGTGGATCACTGCAACACCCATAGCCCATTTGACCCAACAGTGGCACCGGTACGTCAGTCAAATTTATGTCTGGAAATTGCGTTGCCAACCAAGCCGTTGAATGACATCAATGACGAAAATGGCGAAATCGCGCTCTGTACCTTGTCGGCGTTCAATCTGGGTGCCATTGATAGCCTTGATGATTTAGAAGATCTGGCAGTACTGGCGGTACGTGCGCTGGATGCTTTACTTGATTATCAAGATTATCCGATTGCTGCGGCACAGCGTGGCGCAATGGGCCGTCGTACCTTGGGTATTGGCGTGATTAACTTTGCTTATTATCTGGCAAAAAATGGTGTGCGTTACTCTGATGGCAGTGCTAACAATCTGACTCACCGCACTTTTGAAGCGATTCAATACTACTTATTGAAAGCCTCAAACGCGCTAGCCCGTGAGCAAGGTGCCTGCCCGTGGTTTAACGAAACCACCTATTCACAGGGTATTTTGCCGATCGACACCTATAAGAAAGATTTGGATGCTATCAGCAGCGAACCATTGCATTATGATTGGGAGACGCTACGTAAAGAGATTCAGACCCACGGCCTGCGTAACTCCACGCTCTCTGCGCTGATGCCTTCTGAGACATCATCGCAAATCTCCAATGCCACCAATGGTATTGAACCACCGCGCGGTTACGTCAGTATCAAAGCCTCTAAAGATGGTATCCTGCGTCAGGTTGTGCCTGAATATGAGCGCCTGAAAGATGCTTACGAACTGCTGTGGGATATGCCAAATAACGACGGTTACCTGCAACTGGTTGGTTTGATGCAGAAATTTGTCGATCAGGCGATATCGGCGAATACCAATTACGATCCGACCCGTTTCCCGTCAGGCAAAGTGCCAATGAAGCAGTTGCTGAAAGATTTGCTGACCACCTATAAACTTGGTGTGAAGACCCTTTACTATCAAAACACCCGTGACGGTGCTGATGATGTGCAGGAAGATATTCAAAGCCAGCCGGGTGATGATGACTGCGAAGGCGGTGCATGTAAGATCTGA
- the ubiG gene encoding bifunctional 2-polyprenyl-6-hydroxyphenol methylase/3-demethylubiquinol 3-O-methyltransferase UbiG — translation MRVDSIAPQHNVDEQEIAKFEAVASRWWDLEGEFKPLHRINPLRLDYILQRSGGIFDKNVLDVGCGGGILAESMAHEGAQVTGLDMGYEPLQVARLHALESGVKLDYVQETVESHAQKLPQHYDVVTCMEMLEHVPDPASVIRACAQLVKPGGHVFFSTINRNTKSWLMAVVGAEYVLKMVPKGTHDSKKFIRPSELIGWVDQTPLQERHIIGLHYNPITDHFKLGRNVDVNYMVHTQREDNSSHP, via the coding sequence ATGCGTGTAGATAGCATCGCCCCCCAACACAATGTCGACGAGCAAGAAATCGCTAAATTTGAAGCAGTTGCCTCCCGCTGGTGGGATTTGGAAGGTGAGTTTAAGCCTCTCCACCGCATTAATCCCCTGCGTCTCGATTATATTTTGCAGCGCTCAGGCGGCATTTTCGATAAAAACGTGCTGGACGTCGGTTGCGGCGGCGGCATTCTGGCAGAGAGCATGGCACATGAAGGTGCACAGGTCACCGGGCTGGATATGGGCTATGAGCCGCTACAAGTGGCGCGACTGCATGCGCTGGAGAGCGGTGTCAAACTGGATTATGTGCAGGAAACGGTTGAAAGCCATGCGCAAAAGTTGCCACAACATTACGACGTGGTGACCTGCATGGAGATGCTCGAACATGTTCCTGACCCGGCCTCCGTTATCCGCGCCTGTGCACAATTGGTCAAACCCGGCGGGCATGTTTTCTTCTCAACCATTAATCGCAATACCAAATCCTGGTTGATGGCGGTGGTCGGCGCGGAATATGTGCTGAAAATGGTGCCGAAAGGCACTCATGATTCGAAAAAATTTATTCGCCCATCAGAACTTATCGGCTGGGTCGATCAAACCCCACTGCAGGAACGCCACATTATCGGGCTGCATTACAATCCGATAACAGACCATTTCAAGCTGGGTCGCAACGTTGATGTAAATTATATGGTGCATACTCAACGGGAAGATAACAGCTCTCACCCGTGA
- the gyrA gene encoding DNA topoisomerase (ATP-hydrolyzing) subunit A, whose protein sequence is MSDLAREITPVNIEEELKSSYLDYAMSVIVGRALPDVRDGLKPVHRRVLFAMNVLGNDWNKPYKKSARVVGDVIGKYHPHGDSAVYDTIVRMAQPFSLRYMLVDGQGNFGSVDGDSAAAMRYTEIRMSKIAHELLADLEKDTVDYVPNYDGTEQIPAVMPTRIPNLLVNGSSGIAVGMATNIPPHNLSEVIDGCLAYIEDENISIEGLMEYIPGPDFPTAAIINGRRGIEEAYRTGRGKVYIRARGEVEADAKTGRETIIIHEIPYQVNKARLIEKIAELVKEKRVEGISALRDESDKDGMRIVIEIKRDAVGEVVLNNLYSLTQLQVTFGINMVALSQGQPKLLNLKDILVAFVRHRREVVTRRTIFELRKARDRAHILEALAIALANIDPIIELIRRAATPAEAKAGLIASPWELGNVSAMLERAGGDAARPEWLEAEFGIRDGKYYLTEQQAQAILDLRLQKLTGLEHEKLLDEYKELLTAIAELIFILENPERLMEVIREELVAIKEQYSDARRTEITANTSDINIEDLINQEDVVVTLSHQGYVKYQPLTDYEAQRRGGKGKSAARIKEEDFIDRLLVANTHDTILCFSSRGRLYWMKVYQLPEASRGARGRPIVNLLPLEPNERITAILPVREYEEGRHVFMATASGTVKKTALTEFSRPRSAGIIAVNLNEGDELIGVDLTDGSNEVMLFSALGKVVRFPETQVRSMGRTATGVRGINLNGDDRVISLIIPRGDGEILTVTENGYGKRTAVEEYPTKSRATQGVISIKVSERNGKVVGAVQVAPTDQIMMITDAGTLVRTRVSEVSVVGRNTQGVTLIRTAEDEHVVGLQRVAEPEEDDDILDGESLDGEEGGDENAALNAPEDDAEDDAADDEAEDDDVADENL, encoded by the coding sequence ATGAGCGACCTTGCCAGAGAAATAACACCGGTCAACATCGAGGAAGAGCTGAAAAGCTCCTATCTGGATTATGCGATGTCCGTTATTGTCGGACGTGCTTTACCAGATGTCCGGGATGGACTGAAGCCGGTTCACCGTCGCGTACTGTTCGCGATGAATGTACTGGGCAATGACTGGAATAAACCATACAAAAAATCGGCCCGTGTAGTTGGGGACGTTATCGGTAAATATCACCCGCATGGTGACAGCGCGGTCTACGACACTATAGTGCGTATGGCCCAGCCGTTCTCACTGCGCTATATGCTGGTGGATGGGCAGGGTAACTTCGGTTCCGTTGATGGCGACTCCGCTGCGGCGATGCGTTATACCGAAATCCGCATGTCTAAAATTGCTCACGAATTGTTAGCGGATTTAGAAAAAGATACCGTCGACTACGTGCCGAACTACGATGGCACTGAGCAGATCCCTGCGGTCATGCCAACACGCATCCCTAACCTGTTGGTTAATGGTTCGTCAGGTATTGCCGTTGGGATGGCAACCAATATTCCGCCACATAACCTTTCTGAGGTTATTGATGGCTGTTTGGCCTATATCGAAGATGAAAACATCAGCATCGAAGGGCTGATGGAGTATATTCCGGGGCCAGACTTCCCAACAGCCGCCATTATCAATGGTCGCCGTGGTATTGAAGAAGCTTATCGTACTGGCCGTGGCAAGGTGTATATCCGTGCCCGTGGTGAAGTGGAAGCGGACGCTAAAACAGGCCGTGAAACCATTATTATTCACGAGATCCCCTATCAGGTGAATAAGGCGCGGTTGATTGAAAAAATCGCCGAGCTGGTGAAAGAGAAACGGGTAGAAGGCATCAGTGCGCTGCGTGATGAGTCTGATAAAGACGGCATGCGTATCGTGATTGAGATCAAACGTGATGCAGTCGGCGAGGTGGTGCTCAATAACCTCTACTCGCTGACGCAATTGCAGGTGACTTTCGGTATCAATATGGTGGCTCTGTCTCAAGGGCAACCTAAATTACTGAACCTGAAAGACATTTTGGTTGCCTTTGTGCGCCACCGCCGTGAAGTGGTGACGCGTCGAACCATCTTTGAGCTGCGTAAAGCACGTGACCGCGCACATATCCTTGAAGCGCTGGCCATTGCCTTGGCTAACATCGATCCGATTATCGAATTGATTCGCCGTGCGGCGACCCCTGCGGAGGCGAAAGCCGGCTTGATTGCCAGTCCGTGGGAGTTAGGTAACGTTTCCGCTATGCTGGAACGTGCCGGTGGTGATGCCGCCCGCCCTGAATGGCTGGAAGCAGAGTTCGGTATCCGTGACGGCAAGTATTACCTCACCGAGCAGCAAGCTCAGGCTATTTTGGATCTGCGTTTGCAGAAACTGACCGGTCTGGAGCATGAAAAACTGCTGGATGAGTATAAAGAGCTGCTGACCGCCATCGCGGAGCTGATCTTTATTCTGGAAAACCCAGAGCGCTTGATGGAAGTGATCCGCGAAGAGTTAGTGGCGATTAAAGAGCAATATAGTGATGCTCGTCGTACTGAAATCACGGCCAACACCTCTGATATCAACATCGAAGATCTGATTAATCAGGAAGATGTGGTTGTGACACTGTCCCATCAGGGCTACGTCAAATACCAACCGCTGACGGATTACGAAGCTCAGCGCCGTGGTGGTAAAGGTAAGTCAGCTGCGCGCATCAAAGAAGAGGACTTCATTGATCGCTTGTTGGTTGCCAATACCCACGACACTATTTTGTGCTTCTCCAGCCGTGGCCGTCTCTACTGGATGAAAGTCTATCAGTTGCCAGAAGCCAGCCGTGGAGCCCGTGGTCGCCCAATCGTCAACTTATTGCCGCTTGAGCCGAATGAGCGTATTACCGCCATTCTGCCGGTGCGGGAGTATGAAGAGGGCCGTCATGTCTTTATGGCAACCGCTAGCGGTACGGTGAAGAAAACAGCATTGACCGAGTTCAGCCGCCCACGCAGTGCCGGTATTATTGCCGTCAATCTGAATGAAGGTGATGAGCTGATCGGTGTGGATCTGACTGATGGCAGCAATGAAGTTATGCTGTTCTCCGCATTGGGTAAAGTGGTTCGCTTCCCAGAAACGCAGGTCCGCTCGATGGGTCGTACCGCCACCGGTGTCCGTGGTATCAACCTCAATGGCGATGATCGGGTTATCTCTCTGATTATTCCGCGTGGTGATGGCGAAATCCTGACTGTGACTGAAAATGGTTACGGTAAACGTACCGCAGTGGAAGAGTATCCAACCAAGTCCCGCGCGACTCAGGGGGTTATCTCCATTAAAGTCAGTGAGCGTAATGGTAAGGTCGTCGGTGCTGTTCAGGTTGCACCAACTGATCAAATCATGATGATTACTGATGCCGGTACTTTGGTGCGTACCCGAGTTTCAGAGGTGAGCGTTGTGGGTCGTAACACCCAGGGCGTGACACTGATCCGCACAGCTGAAGATGAGCATGTGGTCGGTCTGCAACGTGTCGCAGAGCCGGAAGAGGATGATGACATCCTTGATGGCGAGTCATTGGACGGTGAAGAGGGGGGCGATGAAAACGCCGCACTGAATGCACCGGAAGATGATGCTGAAGACGACGCAGCAGATGATGAAGCGGAAGACGATGATGTAGCAGACGAGAACCTATAA
- the rcsC gene encoding two-component system sensor histidine kinase RcsC, giving the protein MKYLSSFRTTLKISRYLFRVLAIMLWSLGALLTTFYILNILNEKKSDIRQEYNTNFELAQSYIRHSSDIIRDIKYMAENRLSHSSASSDIAAGAFIKNKTAPKYYPLNPDADCAALSTSRHSSLNSLSNLILYWKENFAAAYDLNRIFFIGSDTLCMVDFDIRNTPMDQENLLKSLNEHILKYRDANGQDKDSALYWVVPGVRPDIGTLYVLSPLYVGNKLEALVGTEQTIRLEDFISSGPLPIGVTLLDQDNEPVLRLATGERHASMLDNYPDSPSYFGYVDDYNNLLLKKSLLPSTLSIAYSLPVRTIIETFKLFIFNALLLNILSAVVIFTLAWLFERKMFHPAEDNALRLEEHEQFNRKIVASAPVGISILRISDGTNILSNELAHNYINLLTNEDRERITRIICEQQANFVDVMTSNNNNLQISFVHSRYRNEDVAICVLVDVSSRVKMEESLQEMAAAAEQASQSKSMFLATVSHELRTPLYGIIGNLDLLQTKELPHGVDRLVTAMNNSSGLLLKIISDILDFSKIESEQLKIEPSEFSTVEVITHISANYLPLVVKKRLGLYCFIEPEVPRVMMGDPVRLQQVISNLLNNAIKFTDTGCIILQVRVRGDYLEFRVRDTGVGINSREINQLFDPFFQVGTGVQRHFQGTGLGLAICEKLVNLMDGDVEVISELGMGSIFAIRIPLFLAENRDEANNFVLPQSDRWQGKTLWLDIRNARLERYLFDLLGHFGATARRYSLDQPLNDQVLICDYLPQISAPLSTWIQLSIEHIGLPQETRPGYWLLSTSTLLEIIPLLDRILLEPLSVADNTPLQLAAPKANQDDNADLQILVVDDHPINRRLLADQLTALGYQVMTANDGLDALAVLSANSVDIVLTDVNMPNMDGYRLTQRLRQLNHHFPVIGVTANALAESKQRCIEAGMDNCLSKPVTLDTLRQMLRYYSDKVRRSR; this is encoded by the coding sequence TTGAAATATCTCTCTTCATTTCGCACGACACTGAAAATCTCCCGCTACCTATTTCGGGTATTGGCCATTATGTTATGGTCACTTGGCGCGTTGCTAACGACGTTTTATATCCTGAATATTCTTAATGAGAAAAAATCTGATATTCGTCAGGAATATAATACTAACTTTGAGTTGGCGCAGAGTTACATCCGGCACTCTTCCGACATTATCCGCGATATCAAATACATGGCGGAGAATAGGTTAAGTCACAGCTCGGCGAGCAGTGATATCGCCGCGGGTGCCTTCATCAAAAACAAGACTGCGCCCAAATATTATCCGCTCAATCCAGATGCTGATTGCGCCGCGCTTAGCACCTCTCGCCACTCGTCACTCAATTCGCTCAGTAATCTTATTCTGTACTGGAAGGAGAATTTCGCTGCCGCTTATGACCTCAACCGCATCTTCTTTATTGGTAGCGACACATTGTGCATGGTGGATTTCGATATCCGCAACACACCAATGGATCAGGAAAATCTGCTTAAGTCACTGAACGAACACATTTTAAAATATCGTGACGCCAATGGTCAGGATAAAGATAGCGCACTGTATTGGGTCGTTCCTGGCGTGCGCCCAGATATTGGTACGCTGTATGTGCTTAGCCCATTGTATGTGGGTAACAAATTAGAGGCATTGGTTGGTACTGAGCAAACGATTCGTCTGGAGGATTTTATCTCCTCTGGGCCGCTACCCATTGGCGTGACCTTGTTGGATCAGGACAATGAACCGGTATTGCGGCTGGCAACCGGGGAGCGTCATGCATCAATGCTGGATAACTACCCTGATTCTCCATCTTATTTCGGTTATGTCGATGATTATAATAATCTTCTGCTGAAAAAAAGTTTGCTACCATCGACCCTCAGTATTGCTTACTCCTTACCCGTTAGAACAATAATTGAAACATTCAAACTCTTTATTTTTAATGCGTTACTGCTGAATATACTCTCTGCGGTAGTGATATTTACCTTAGCCTGGTTGTTTGAAAGAAAAATGTTCCACCCGGCTGAAGATAACGCCTTGAGACTGGAGGAGCATGAGCAGTTTAACCGCAAAATTGTGGCCTCTGCTCCGGTGGGTATCTCCATCCTGCGCATCAGTGATGGAACCAATATCCTCAGTAATGAGTTAGCGCATAACTATATTAATTTGCTGACGAACGAAGACCGCGAACGCATTACACGTATTATCTGTGAACAGCAGGCGAACTTTGTCGATGTGATGACCAGTAATAACAATAATCTGCAAATCAGCTTTGTTCACTCTCGCTACCGTAATGAAGATGTGGCTATTTGCGTGCTGGTGGATGTCAGTTCGCGGGTAAAAATGGAAGAGTCACTGCAAGAGATGGCCGCAGCAGCAGAGCAGGCCAGCCAATCCAAATCGATGTTTTTGGCCACTGTCAGCCATGAGTTGCGTACCCCACTGTATGGGATTATTGGTAATCTCGATTTATTGCAAACTAAAGAGCTGCCGCACGGTGTTGACCGCCTGGTGACGGCGATGAACAACTCATCTGGCTTATTACTCAAAATTATCAGTGACATACTCGACTTTTCTAAAATCGAGTCTGAACAACTGAAAATTGAGCCAAGCGAGTTCTCTACTGTCGAAGTGATCACGCACATCTCTGCTAACTATCTGCCGCTAGTGGTTAAAAAACGACTAGGGCTGTACTGCTTTATTGAGCCGGAGGTTCCGCGAGTGATGATGGGGGATCCTGTTCGCCTGCAACAGGTGATCTCTAACTTATTGAATAACGCTATTAAATTCACCGATACCGGCTGCATCATCCTGCAAGTTCGGGTGCGCGGCGATTATTTGGAATTCCGAGTACGCGATACCGGGGTTGGCATTAATTCACGTGAGATAAACCAGCTCTTTGATCCCTTCTTCCAGGTAGGCACTGGCGTGCAGCGCCATTTCCAGGGCACAGGTTTAGGTTTGGCTATCTGCGAGAAGTTGGTCAACTTGATGGATGGGGATGTTGAGGTGATCTCTGAGTTAGGGATGGGCAGTATTTTTGCTATCCGCATTCCACTCTTTCTAGCCGAAAACAGAGATGAAGCTAATAATTTTGTGCTGCCACAGAGTGATCGCTGGCAAGGGAAAACCCTGTGGTTAGATATTCGTAATGCGCGTCTTGAGCGCTATTTATTTGATCTTCTGGGGCATTTTGGTGCCACCGCGCGGCGCTATAGTCTCGATCAGCCCCTGAATGATCAAGTATTGATTTGTGATTATTTGCCACAAATCAGCGCGCCACTTTCGACCTGGATTCAGCTCTCTATCGAACATATCGGTTTGCCGCAAGAAACGCGTCCAGGTTATTGGTTGTTGAGCACATCTACGCTGCTAGAGATTATCCCGTTATTGGATCGGATCTTGCTGGAACCTCTGTCGGTGGCCGACAATACGCCATTACAGCTAGCTGCGCCGAAAGCCAATCAAGATGATAATGCCGATCTGCAAATTCTGGTGGTGGATGACCATCCGATTAATCGTCGGTTATTGGCCGATCAGCTCACTGCATTGGGCTATCAAGTGATGACGGCGAATGATGGGCTGGATGCACTGGCGGTGCTGAGTGCCAATAGTGTTGATATTGTGCTGACTGACGTCAATATGCCGAATATGGATGGTTATCGTTTAACTCAGCGTTTGCGGCAATTGAATCATCACTTCCCGGTCATTGGTGTCACCGCGAATGCACTGGCTGAAAGCAAGCAGCGCTGTATTGAAGCGGGCATGGATAACTGTTTATCTAAGCCGGTAACACTGGATACATTGCGGCAGATGCTGCGCTATTACAGTGATAAGGTGCGGCGCTCACGCTAA
- the rcsB gene encoding response regulator transcription factor RcsB, protein MNNLNVIIADDHPIVLFGIRKSLEQIEWVNVVGEFEDSTSLINNLSKLDANVLITDLSMPGDKYGDGITLIKYIKRHYPDLAIIVLTMNNNPAILSSVLDLDIDGIVLKQGAPADLPKALAALQKGKKFTPESVAKLLEKISANGYGDKRLSPKESEVLRLFAEGFLVTEIARKLNRSIKTISSQKKSAMLKLGVDNDIALLNYLSSVTISQVNKEEE, encoded by the coding sequence ATGAACAACCTTAATGTAATTATTGCTGATGACCATCCAATTGTTCTGTTTGGCATCCGAAAGTCGCTTGAACAAATTGAATGGGTCAACGTTGTTGGGGAATTTGAAGACTCAACATCGCTTATTAACAACTTATCTAAACTAGATGCCAACGTGTTAATTACTGACCTCTCCATGCCTGGAGACAAGTATGGTGATGGCATCACACTGATAAAATATATAAAACGTCATTACCCAGACTTAGCCATAATTGTTCTAACAATGAATAATAATCCGGCTATTCTTAGTTCTGTTTTGGACTTGGACATCGACGGGATCGTATTAAAGCAAGGCGCACCAGCTGACCTGCCTAAGGCATTGGCAGCATTACAAAAAGGGAAGAAATTCACCCCTGAAAGTGTAGCTAAATTGCTGGAAAAAATCAGTGCCAATGGCTACGGTGATAAGCGCTTGTCACCAAAAGAGAGTGAAGTTTTGCGATTATTTGCTGAAGGTTTCCTGGTGACAGAGATCGCCAGAAAGCTTAATCGCAGCATTAAAACTATCAGTAGCCAGAAGAAATCGGCGATGCTGAAACTGGGTGTGGATAATGATATCGCCCTACTAAACTATCTTTCTTCAGTAACTATCAGTCAGGTCAATAAAGAAGAAGAATAG